A genomic segment from Falsibacillus albus encodes:
- a CDS encoding DUF3291 domain-containing protein, with product MAFVSIYTVGRLKHANDHPASQEFFEVGDSVFRQANDSGKMIDALSPKGVPFPENLIEGDGAPILTLTVWKDLQSLFRFTYSGLHRQALRDRSKWMQPYQETHLSYVMWWTEMVKDVTWKEAFKRYDHYIQNGSTAFAFDFKHAFDEKGEECSVK from the coding sequence ATGGCTTTCGTTTCAATCTATACGGTCGGCAGGCTAAAACATGCCAATGACCACCCTGCTTCTCAGGAGTTTTTTGAAGTAGGGGATAGTGTGTTTCGTCAGGCAAATGATTCCGGAAAAATGATAGATGCGCTTTCACCAAAGGGAGTCCCTTTCCCTGAAAATCTTATAGAGGGGGATGGTGCCCCGATTCTTACACTGACAGTATGGAAAGACCTTCAATCCTTATTTCGCTTTACTTACTCAGGCCTGCATAGGCAAGCGTTGAGAGATAGGAGCAAATGGATGCAGCCTTATCAAGAAACCCACCTTTCCTATGTAATGTGGTGGACAGAAATGGTGAAGGATGTCACATGGAAAGAAGCATTCAAGAGGTACGACCATTATATTCAGAATGGGTCGACTGCTTTTGCATTTGATTTTAAGCATGCCTTTGATGAAAAAGGAGAGGAGTGTTCGGTTAAGTAG
- a CDS encoding YdeI/OmpD-associated family protein, producing the protein MADIKLNPKVDDYLSKSKKWKAEYEKLREIILDCGLTEDFKWMHPCYTLDGKNVVLIHGFKEYCALLFHKGSLVKDPQNILIQQTENVQAARQIRFTNVEEINELEPVLKAYIQQAIEVEKAGLEVEFKKNEDYAIPEELQHKFDEMPDLKAAFEELTPGRQRAYLLYFSKAKQSKTRTARVEKYTQHILDGKGLND; encoded by the coding sequence ATGGCCGACATTAAATTGAATCCAAAGGTTGATGATTATTTAAGCAAATCAAAAAAGTGGAAAGCAGAATATGAAAAGTTGAGGGAAATCATTCTAGACTGCGGGCTGACGGAAGATTTCAAATGGATGCACCCTTGTTACACCCTTGATGGAAAAAACGTCGTGTTGATCCATGGGTTTAAAGAATATTGTGCACTGCTGTTTCATAAAGGCTCGTTAGTAAAGGATCCTCAAAACATTCTTATCCAGCAAACGGAAAATGTACAGGCTGCGCGCCAGATCCGCTTCACCAATGTAGAGGAAATCAATGAATTGGAACCGGTCTTGAAAGCCTATATCCAACAAGCCATCGAAGTTGAAAAAGCCGGTTTGGAAGTGGAGTTCAAAAAGAATGAAGATTACGCCATCCCTGAAGAACTTCAACATAAATTCGATGAGATGCCTGACTTGAAAGCGGCATTTGAAGAATTGACGCCTGGACGGCAACGAGCCTATCTTCTTTATTTTTCTAAAGCGAAACAATCGAAAACACGAACGGCCAGGGTTGAAAAATATACGCAGCACATCCTCGATGGAAAGGGATTAAATGATTAA